TTGGAATAAGCCTTGTCTCCATAAACAGACTTTTCTTCTCCATGAAGCAGATCATCCATTACCTGTGAATCATGCACCCCGGCATTGGTGACAACGATGCTGTGCACCAAACCCCGTTTACTTTCCGCCCCCACGTGGGCCTTCATCCCAAAGTACCACTGATTCCCTTTCTTGGTTGATTTCATCTCGGGGTCTCGTTTCCGGGCTTCATTCTTGGTCGAAGCAGGCGCGTTGATGATAGTGGCATCCACAATGGTTCCTTCACGTAACATCAACCCCTTCTCAAAAAGGTATCCCTTTGTCTTCTCAAATATCTTTTCCGTGAACCGATTCTCTTCCAGGTAATGCCGAAAGTTCAGAATGGTGGTTTCATCCGGTATCACATCGGCTTCCAGATCGATTCGGGCAAAGCGCCTCATCGATTCACTATCATAAAGCGAGTCTTCCATTGACGGATCGGATAATCCGTACCACTGCTGCATGAAGTAAATCCGCAGCATCCGTTCCAGCGGCATCGGCTGGCGACCATTACCTTTCTTCGGATAATGCTTCCTGATAATCTTCAATAACTCATCCCAGGGAATCACCCGATCCATCTCTTCCAGGAACTTCTCCCGACGAGTCTTCTTTTTCTTGTTCTCATAGGTCAGGCTGGCAAAAGTGGGGCCAATATTCATCGGCAGACTCCTTCGAATTGATCTACCTCTATTATCGCATGATTCAGGACTTATTCAGAGATTGCTTAGAGAAACGGGGTGGGTGGTGGGGACACGGTTCAGAAGAGATGAACCATGACACTTCGAGAGTGGTGCGGAGTGTGGCTCGAAATTGACAAGGCCCTGCTGAGGGGGAATGGTCGAGCGGCTGAGTTCGTCCCGGATAGTGACGACTATTGGACTAGAGACTCCACACGGAAGTGCATCAGAGTGGGGTTGGATAACAGAGACATTACCGCAATCTCCTGCGGCCCCAACTTTCCCTACGGGGGGAGGGGTAACACGGCTCGGAGCATCGCTAGAATGAGGACATCCACTGCATCGCCTGTTTTATCATCAAGGGCTAGGTTTAGGCCGTTCTCAATACTGATGAGGCACCGAAAACATGGCCTAATAAAGCCACAGGCTTAACCCCGTATAGCTGAAGGAAAACGGTGAAACTCTGTTCTTCAGATTATATGGACAGTCATCGACCCGTCACTCGCCCCGGGGAGGGTTATGTTCAGCCAACACATTCCCTTGACCCGGTTTCCTGGCTCCACTATATTTACGCCGCACACGGCGCTTGACAGTCCACATATCCTTAAAAAAGTCCCTTTTGAGCAGATGTTGATAGTCAGCCACCTCCAGAAGGTCCTTTGAAATGTTACTTTCGAAATAGGCTACCTCCACATGCTTGCCCATATTCTTCACTGTCTGGAGTGCATATGCGAAATCGGCATCTCCACTGACGAGGATCGCGGTATCATAAAGCCCCTGCCAACCATAGTGAAGAAGGTCGGTGGCCAGCATAATGTCCACACCCTTTTCCACCGGAATGCCTTGCTGCAACTTGGTTCTCCCCAGTCGAACCTCCAGATACGGCGTCTTGCGAAGAGTATCGAGGAATTCCTGCTGCTCACGATGTCCCTCGGGTCGCGAGGTTTGATCCTGCAAAATATTGTAGTAATAAATTCTGAAAAGCCGCCGCTCACCGCTGAGCTTCCGGGCAAATTCAGCAAAGTTGAGGTCATAGCGCTGGCAGTTATCCCGAAGGGCATGATAAAGATTACTTCCATCAATGAAAATAGCGACCCTGTCCTGCATTCCAACCTCCCCAAAAGTGATATGGGCTGAATTAGTCCTATAATAAACGGAACACTCCCTGGCTGTCAAAGAAAGGGGATATCTCCAAGCGCCTACTTCTGCCTGTCAGCCCTGCCGAGCAAGTCTTTGGCAGTACCTACGTGCCGTTCGTCCAGATCCACTTTCAGCGGGACCAATACGCGTGCCACCATCCCCCAATATCCGATGGACAGGGTCAGTTCAACAATCTGGCGTTCGCTAAGGTGGCTCCTTAGCCCATCAAATGTCCCTTCTGTTACCGTAACATCCACCGCTAACTCGTCTGTATATTGCAAGACCGCACGTTCCTCTTCGGTGAAACTGGCTGACTCCCTCCATGAATGGACATCATCGATTTGCTGCTGGCTCACGCCAGTAGCGAGTGCGATCGATAAATGCTGCGTCCACTCATACTCGCTTCCCGCCAGGTTGGCCACGCGCAGGATAGCCAACTCACGCAACTTCGATGAAAGTTCCGCCCGGCTCAAAAGGCGGTTTCCCAACTTCAGGAAACTGGAAAGCATCGGCGGACTGACAGCAACTGCTTTATACAAATTGAGCACCCTGGCTCCGTTGCCTTCGATCTTTCGGAATACCTCCTCGACCTCTTTCGAAGCCTGGTCTTTTTGCACCAGTGTTACACGAGCCATATCCTACACCTCTCCTTCAATGCCACCTCTGGCATCACGTTGAACCGCCTCTGTAAATAGCGCTTTCATTATAGCATCTAACATGCTGCTTACTCAGTGTGTTCCTCAGTTTCCTACCCT
The DNA window shown above is from Dehalococcoidia bacterium and carries:
- a CDS encoding IS5 family transposase — translated: MNIGPTFASLTYENKKKKTRREKFLEEMDRVIPWDELLKIIRKHYPKKGNGRQPMPLERMLRIYFMQQWYGLSDPSMEDSLYDSESMRRFARIDLEADVIPDETTILNFRHYLEENRFTEKIFEKTKGYLFEKGLMLREGTIVDATIINAPASTKNEARKRDPEMKSTKKGNQWYFGMKAHVGAESKRGLVHSIVVTNAGVHDSQVMDDLLHGEEKSVYGDKAYS
- a CDS encoding carboxymuconolactone decarboxylase family protein, whose product is MARVTLVQKDQASKEVEEVFRKIEGNGARVLNLYKAVAVSPPMLSSFLKLGNRLLSRAELSSKLRELAILRVANLAGSEYEWTQHLSIALATGVSQQQIDDVHSWRESASFTEEERAVLQYTDELAVDVTVTEGTFDGLRSHLSERQIVELTLSIGYWGMVARVLVPLKVDLDERHVGTAKDLLGRADRQK
- a CDS encoding NYN domain-containing protein — its product is MQDRVAIFIDGSNLYHALRDNCQRYDLNFAEFARKLSGERRLFRIYYYNILQDQTSRPEGHREQQEFLDTLRKTPYLEVRLGRTKLQQGIPVEKGVDIMLATDLLHYGWQGLYDTAILVSGDADFAYALQTVKNMGKHVEVAYFESNISKDLLEVADYQHLLKRDFFKDMWTVKRRVRRKYSGARKPGQGNVLAEHNPPRGE